The sequence CTATACTAGTGATGTTCTAaccacctaaccctaaccctaaacctaaccctccctaaccctaaccctaaccctaaccctaaccctaaccctaaccctaaccctaaccctaaccctaaccctaaccctaaccctaaccctaaccctaaccctaaccctaaccctaaccctaaccctaaccctaaccctaaccctaaccctaaccctaaccctaaccctaaccctaaccctaaccctaaccctaaccctaaccctaaccctaaccctaaccctaaccctaaccctaaccctaaccctaaccctaaccctaaccctaaccctaaccctaaccctaaccctaaccctaaccctaaccctaaccctaaccctaaccctaaccctaaccctaaccctaaccctaaccctaaccctaaccctaaccctaaccctaaccctaaccctaaccctaaccctaaccctaaccctaaccctaaccctaaccctaaccctaaccctaaccctaaccctaaccctaaccctaaccctaaccctaaccctaaccctaaccctaaccctaaccctaaccctaaccctaaccctaaccctaaccctaaccctaaccctaaccctaaccctaaccctaaccctaaccctaaccctaaccctaaccctaaccctaaccctaaccctaaccctaaccctaaccctaaccctaaccctaaccctaaccctaaccctaaccctaaccctaaccctaaccctaaccctaaccctaaccctaaccctaaccctaaccctaaccctaaccctaaccctaaccctaaccctaaccctaaccctaaccctaaccctaaccctaaccctaaccctaaccctaaccctaaccctaaccctaaccctaaccctaaccctaaccctaaccctaaccctaaccctaaccctaaccctaaccctaaccctaaccctaaccctaaccctaaccctaaccctaaccctaaccctaaccctaaccctaaccctaaccctaaccctaaccctaaccctaaccctaaccctaaccctaaccctaaccctaaccctaaccctaaccctaaccctaaccctaaccctaaccctaaccctaaccctaaccctaaccctaaccctaaccctaaccctaaccctaaccctaaccctaaccctaaccctaaccctaaccctaaccctaaccctaaccctaaccctaaccctaaccctaaccctaaccctaaccctaaccctaaccctaaccctaaccctaaccctaaccctaaccctaaccctaaccctaaccctaaccctaaccctaaccctaaccctaaccctaaccctaaccctaaccctaaccctaaccctaaccctaaccctaaccctaaccctaaccctaaccctaaccctaaccctaaccctaaccctaaccctaaccctaaccctaaccctaaccctaaccctaaccctaaccctaaccctaaccctaaccctaaccctaaccctaaccctaaccctaaccctaaccctaaccctaaccctaaccctaaccctaaccctaaccctaaccctaaccctaaccctaaccctaaccctaaccctaaccctaaccctaaccctaaccctaaccctaaccctaaccctaaccctaaccctaaccctaaccctaaccctaaccctaaccctaaccctaaccctaaccctaaccctaaccctaaccctaaccctaaccctaaccctaaccctaaccctaaccctaaccctaaccctaaccctaaccctaaccctaaccctaaccctaaccctaaccctaaccctaaccctaaccctaaccctaaccctaaccctaaccctaaccctaaccctaaccctaaccctaaccctaaccctaaccctaaccctaaccctaaccctaaccctaaccctaaccctaaccctaaccctaaccctaaccctaaccctaaccctaaccctaaccctaaccctaaccctaaccctaaccctaaccctaaccctaaccctaaccctaaccctaaccctaaccctaaccctaaccctaaccctaaccctaaccctaaccctaaccctaaccctaaccctaaccctaaccctaaccctaaccctaaccctaaccctaaccctaaccctaaccctaaccctaaccctaaccctaaccctaaccctaaccctaaccctaaccctaaccctaaccctaaccctaaccctaaccctaaccctaaccctaaccctaaccctaaccctaaccctaaccctaaccctaaccctaaccctaaccctaaccctaaccctaaccctaaccctaaccctaaccctaaccctaaccctaaccctaaccctaaccctaaccctaaccctaaccctaaccctaaccctaaccctaaccctaacccttacccttaccctaaccctaaccctaaccctaacccttacccttaccctaaccctaaaaaAGTTTAAGATTTTCCATGAAAGGCCACTTCCTGGAAGTCTGTTGGTAGCAATAAAACATGATGGTTGTTTGAATGAAAGCCTGGTCCAAACCTGATGAAGTGAAGATGTGTCTGTACCAGAGACATACAACGACATACAACAGCGAAAGGTAAGTCAGgtttcctttccttttaaataagtatacatgtaccaagatgGCAAGAGTAAGATCTTGATTATTGATACTTGAAGGCATCAAGCATAATGATTGTTTCACACTAACAACctattattcatttgtttgtgatTAAAGTAAGATATTTGAAAAATGACTTTACACCTATAAAAATGGACTCCCCCCTCCCATGATCCTCTTGGTCTACTCCCAAGGAAAATAACTGGTCACATTACCCGCACATAGTCAGATGCATGTTTGTAGACATCCTGGGAAGTGATGAACGTCCGTAGCAGATCCACTGCACGTTGGTCTGTCAGGATTAACTTTGTAGGCAGGTAGTTCTGGTCACGCCGGCACCTGGAGCCCTCATGACAGTTTTGGTGCTGGTTCTGTTGACATACAAATGACATATACTGAGCCGTTGTTCCTACCTTACCAGGTTACACCCTCTTGCTGAAGCCATGGTCCTCAttgaacccccctcccccccatggacaaacatcatcatcataacctTCTTTACCTGTAGATTTGTATTATCCTCATACACATTGTTTTGTAACACAAATCTAGGAACCTAGGCTTTGTTATGTATACGCTGCTGTAAACTGACGAAGCAATTTGTTATACTCAGCAAGTCCCCATGAACATACAATAGACCATGTTCTGTCTGCAATTGTTCTGCAAATTACAAGTCATAGATGGGTTTCATGAGTCCTAATTCATATCATGTTGTTGATTCCCCACAGAAACACATGTTGGACCCACCCGGTAGTGGTCTACTATGTTCAGTAGTGACTCTCGTAGCACCTGCTCACTGCCGCCGCACCTGGCCATGCACCAATAAAAGTGGGTcttcactggtgcacctataggTAAGATAATATTATTTTACAGTGTACTGTACCTTGGATTACATGAATTACAAATTTATGTGCATTTGCCAAAGACTCAATTGTCACTCCAATATCTATGTTCTATTCATGATCACACAGGGGTAACAGGTGCATGTTTGAATAGTGTTTGATCACATATTGAGCCATTCTACTAAATTGTTGCAGCTACAGATAAGTTTTCCAACACACTGGTAATTAGAAATACGTACCTTTATCAGCCAGTTCGGCATGCCAGGTGACACCCTCAGTCCTCTTGGCACCATGGGAGACTTTCTTGAATTTTCGTGCAATGCCCTTGGTAGCTGGGGTTGATGGAGAAGGAATTTATGTACTGTATCTATCATTTATGTCAAGAAGCTAATTGATGTAATACAGTGGTCATGTTATTGATGAAAGTACAAATGTTGCCATTTTCCATAGCTCTAACAACAGGACAATAACACAACTTTGTTAATAGTACTCCTATAATGAAACATTTCCCTGCCAAACACTGTTTCAAGTAGAAAAATTTACTAGTATTTTCAAGTGAAACAATAAAGCTCAAAACCAATGAGTCAAAATTGGTTTGACAAAGGAGGTTCAAATCAAATttagattttaacctccttggtttgacagtCCTTGCCATGAAATTGTATGTTTGCCATGCTCTTTGTCTTACCATGCCAGGTGTCGTTGGAGTTCGTTGTTTTGGAGCCATCAGGATATGGTTGTCGGTCCCGGATGAGTTTGTTGATCACATTACTCCTGTCATGGGCATGGTCCACAATCTGGACACCTGTCACAACACAATACTATTATGAGACAATAGCATTTAAAATCATGACTGGGATCAAGGAAAGGAAAATTCTGTTATTGCATACTAGTACATTCTAAACGAGGTGTCTCTTCTGCAATCTGGGCTTTATTATGCATTGATTGTTACCATGTAAGGTGTACTgtgattattgtttttttttcatcagagCAAATACTGTCTACAAACCTAGTTCATCAAAGCGATCATACAGCTTCTTGGTCCCCCTCATCTCGTGCCTCTGGCTGGACACTTCTTCAGCTTTCGTCACCGGAGCGTATCCCAGCACACGATGTTTGCTGAGAAGATGTGGAAGAAATTCAGAGATGAAGAACAATGCAACTATCTTCAGAACTTGAGCAGCAAAATAGTTACTGTCACTGTCAACCACTACTATCTACTTCAATGTGATATGTCTTGTCAAAATATACTTTTACAGTTGACCTACGTCTGACCCAACGCCATTATGTCGGAGCGATGTGAATTCCTCCGCTGGGCATGTCTGGCATCTGTCACAATGCTCAGCTTGGATTCCTCTTCTTCTTGCTCTCCATCTCCAATTTCCTACAAGAGTCAGAGTTATGTTGTAAATTACAGGCATACTttttatgtatctatctatacatATGCAATGAGTGTTCTGCTATCAGCACCCCTACAATAGGGATCTATTCAAACTACAAACCAATGCAAGAAGTTCCAAAGCATGTTAGCAGCGATTATTACATTGTTAGCATATGTTGGACATATATAGGTACAAttttataaatatatgtattgtatatttaTTCCATGAATTCTTGGGTCGACTCCAGCCTgggcatgttgtaagggattgcattcgtcatttcggatggtgatgcATAGACggtggccccatgtatgagggagcttgagGCATTAGCCTCTACAcgtagaagaacccaacacacttatcgagcaGATTAGGGGCagcccagtgtgcttggccaaaaacatgaGCTGTAGCAAAACTGCATCGCACTACCACTAGGTACttggaaaagcatcatgcttcacctaaaTTGAGGATGTCAttgctttacttttactttactATATTTATACACCGCACCTATTGTCCAgctattggaaaataaaaacttgttgtcttttacaaaaTGCAAGCAGAATGACCTACCTCATCCATAGCTTTTTCCATGGACGCCGTCACCATGGCATCCACGACTTCACTGTACAGTATCATAGCTGTAAAGGGGAGAGTAGAGGTCATCAAAAATTTCAGTTTCATATTCTCCAATGGATGCTTTTGATTTGATCAGCAATTATCTATGATAATCAATACCATGGAATACAACgctttacaggtacatgtagatgaaaagCTAACATAGGATTATTCAAAGAGTTACAAGATCAATTTTTTCTATAGTTTTGTGCAATTCAACCTCAATAGTAGAGCTCTTTTTTATGTACTAGTTAGTAGTGCTAAATGTAAATCTATGAGCATGTTGGACTAATTCTGCACATCTATTAGAAGAAGTGCTAATGTTTCATTACTGTACAACGTCGTAGATATCTATCAGATATGAAAATAACTACACAAATACTGTGTGGTGACAAACAAGAGGCAAATAATATCCTTACACTTCTTCAGCTTGTCATCAGATAGCTTGCCGATTCCTGCGGCTTTACATATCCTTTGATACTGGTTTGGCAAGATGCCGCTGGATAAGTATCCATGTGCTATCCTGTGACAGGAAAAATATACATCCTTTAGCTATCAAAATGTAAACAGGTAGCAGGTGCCTTATAGAATATATAAGTCGCTTTTGAAGGACAACACTTTTAAACTTTTCGTTACTTTCttttgtttccattgtatttttTATCAGTATTGCATTGAAAATGTGAGGGGCTTCTCTTCAGATGTACCCTGTTTGAAAGCATCCCTATTGAGACAGCTAATGATGTAGCTATTTGCAAAGGGCGACCCACGAGATAATAACaaactcattttttttttagccCAT comes from Branchiostoma lanceolatum isolate klBraLanc5 chromosome 2, klBraLanc5.hap2, whole genome shotgun sequence and encodes:
- the LOC136427098 gene encoding uncharacterized protein → MAEGGLPPRPPLATINGNDVNDPLSRKKTLKNGRISQTKRSVRKTLECLFPADTKEEGEAQRDRMEEKIKQVKTLMGGVDATTNTDMIDTLMDCYVSTRERFLSSGTAPLCDFQPCPVGRERQGLFVVAEDSLRYLLATVSQHDEPVSSPDPEKHGKPRCPEALTLRKVTYIGHVAVVKIQCRRGCIYRWTSSPHVGKPFLVNLRIAHGYLSSGILPNQYQRICKAAGIGKLSDDKLKKSMILYSEVVDAMVTASMEKAMDEEIGDGEQEEEESKLSIVTDARHAQRRNSHRSDIMALGQTKHRVLGYAPVTKAEEVSSQRHEMRGTKKLYDRFDELGVQIVDHAHDRSNVINKLIRDRQPYPDGSKTTNSNDTWHATKGIARKFKKVSHGAKRTEGVTWHAELADKGAPVKTHFYWCMARCGGSEQVLRESLLNIVDHYRNQHQNCHEGSRCRRDQNYLPTKLILTDQRAVDLLRTFITSQDVYKHASDYVRVM